The genomic window CTGGTGACAGGTAGCGCGCCGCATCGGTGACAACCACCGTGCTTTGTCCTACTGAAGCCGCAGGACAGCGGATGCAGATGGTGACACCTATCGTGCTTCGGCTCACCGGCCAACGATGCTGTCCGTGAGCCCGGCCAGGATCATGGTGCAAGTCGGGCAGCCTCACCGCGGGAGCAGGTCGGTCCTGCGCTGCTGGACGACCATCGGTAGAGCGTTCGGGCGTGGGACTGATGCCAGGACTTCGCGGACTTGGTTACCCGGTGCGGCGTGTAACCGCCATCGCGAGGCGATGGTGGCAATGGTGATGGCGATTTCGGCTCGTGCGAAGCTCTCCCCGATGCATTTGTGGGGACCTGCGGCGAACGGCAGGAACATCGTGTGTGAGAGTGCTGGATCCTCGGTGTCCCACCTCTCGGGGACGAAGCGGTCTGGCTGGTCATGCAGTCGGGGATCGCGGTGGAGGACGTAAGGGCTGAAGGCGACTTCGGTGCCGGTAGGCAGGGTGACTCCGGCTATCCGGACCGGTTGTGTGGCTCGGCGCATGTTCAGCAACGGGGAGTGCAGACGGAGGGTCTCGTTGATGATGTTGGCTGTGTAGGGCAGGCGGGTGAGGTCCTTGCCGCCTGGCTGCCTTCCGCCGAGGACTGTGTCGATCTCGTCGCCGAGCCGGTCCGCGCAGTGTGGCGCTTGGGCGAGTTCATGGAATGCCCAGGCGACGATGTTTGCGGTGGCCTCCGTGCCGCCGAGCATGATCCCGATCAGCTCGTCGCAGAGTTGCTCCCTACTCATTGGCCGGCCCTGGTCATCGCGCGCTGTCCGCAGGAGGGAGAGCAGGTCGTGGCCGTCTCCGCCGTGGTTGTCGATGATCTCGATGATGATGGCTCTGAGTCTCTTGCTGGCCGCGGTGAAGCGGCGGTTGAGCGGGATGGGCAGGCGGTCGAATACCGGCGGGAGTGCTGATCGCATCATCACGCCCTTGGCGATGAGTGGGAGCGATCTGCGGACCTCGGCGACCGCGGCGGCTGCGGGGTCTGCGGAGAACATCGTCGAGGTGATGATGGTCAGCATGAGTTCGTGTAAGTGCTCATCGAGGGCGAGGCACTGTCCGGGGCGCCAGGCGCCCGCCATGGCGTTGGCGTGCTCGTTCATGGTCGTGATGTAGTGCTCGATCCTTGAGCGGTGGAAGGCTGGTTGCATGAGCAGCCTCTGCCGCCGGTGCAGGTCGCCGTCAGCGGTGACGATGCCGTTCCGGAAGACCACGCGCTGACGTTCGAGGATCCGGCCGAGTTCGAAGTCCCCGGCGTCCGTGACCAGCACCTGCCAGACCAGCTCGGGTGTGGTCACGAAGTACACGGGCCAGGCGCCGATGTGGACGCGGACGATGTCGCCCTGCCGGTGCAGCGAGGTCAGGAACGCGACCGGGTCGTGAAGAAGGGACAAGGCGTTTCCGACGAGGGGAATCCTCCGCCGGGCCGACGGCACAGCGCGCCGGTGATCGTTGACGGTCACTCAAACTCCCTTTGTAGCAGTGCCCGCAGTTCGGGGAACGGTGATTGCGGGGAGCGATACCGATTAGTGTCCATTTGCCAGTGGAAGCTCGCGCTCGCCTGGTCGTGCAGGCCGCAGAGATAGTGCCTGAGATCGGGCTCGGTCTTGACGAGTTCCACCAGCGCGGGGTGTTTCAGGTGAGCCAAGAACTTCACGGAGACCTCATTGACCATTGAGATGGCGCGTCGGAGGGCTGCGTTTTCGTCGCACCCTGCGTGTTCCATCAGGACGCAGACGAG from Streptomyces formicae includes these protein-coding regions:
- a CDS encoding cytochrome P450 → MTVNDHRRAVPSARRRIPLVGNALSLLHDPVAFLTSLHRQGDIVRVHIGAWPVYFVTTPELVWQVLVTDAGDFELGRILERQRVVFRNGIVTADGDLHRRQRLLMQPAFHRSRIEHYITTMNEHANAMAGAWRPGQCLALDEHLHELMLTIITSTMFSADPAAAAVAEVRRSLPLIAKGVMMRSALPPVFDRLPIPLNRRFTAASKRLRAIIIEIIDNHGGDGHDLLSLLRTARDDQGRPMSREQLCDELIGIMLGGTEATANIVAWAFHELAQAPHCADRLGDEIDTVLGGRQPGGKDLTRLPYTANIINETLRLHSPLLNMRRATQPVRIAGVTLPTGTEVAFSPYVLHRDPRLHDQPDRFVPERWDTEDPALSHTMFLPFAAGPHKCIGESFARAEIAITIATIASRWRLHAAPGNQVREVLASVPRPNALPMVVQQRRTDLLPR